Within the Vigna angularis cultivar LongXiaoDou No.4 chromosome 10, ASM1680809v1, whole genome shotgun sequence genome, the region AGACAATCTAATACACCCACCAGACGGTCTAATTCATGTAAGATCACCTAATAACAAACACACCAAGTTAAGTGaattaatattacataaaatatttcatacatGTGTGTTCATATAGCTGAAGGACCTCAAGATAAGTTTGTTTTTCTCTCAAGATTAGACAACCTATAGGATCTCATCCGACACTATCAGACAACATATAATACATCAAATCATATtagaataaaatcaatcaaGCCGTAATGATAAATGTTCTACagtctaaattaaattatgttcaAATGGTTATTTTATCCCTGATTAAATTGGTTTTAATGAAATCAACATCTTTATAAACAACTCTTTaggaaacaaataaatttatgtgCTGCTGATTATCCATGTTTGATTACacttaataattatatatgcatATTCTATTTGAATTGTTTCCTTTAgcaaatttaaatatgaatgttGATAAGATTAAATCAGATATTTCCAAAGCATTGTCTACCATAAAGATCAAACATACAACTTAGATCTCTACACAAAGACATTGCAAGATCCAAGCCTACCTTATGTAGAAGCAACGGTCAAGTTTTTAGATGCTATATAAAGAGATCAAGTTAAAGTTTGAGGAACACAGATCAACGATTCATCTTATTTGTATACATTGTGTTCTTTGTTGGGTTGAGAGAAAactttgtaatttgtaattctTCTTAATGTGAAACCTTCTCAATTAAGCTTAAATTGTGCTCCCTGTGAAAGTGCTTTTCTTTCTAGTCTTAAGATTGAGAGTTCTGAATCTCGGTGGGAGATTAAGAAGGAATAACTTGGAGAAGTTTGTACACTGGTTGTAACATGGAGATGTTGGTATACTCATTGTAATCATTTTTGTTGATTAATAATAGAACCTCTTCAGTTGTGTGCTTAAGGGAGAACAAGCTGTAGGTTTCTATTTTTGGTAAATCAGTATAAAATCTTGTGGTTGTTCTTTGTGAAATAGACAGTCTAGTCTACTACTGTGCAAGAGAAGAAGTCTAACGCTCTATTCAACCCCCTTCTAGAACCAGTTATTCTAACATCAACAAGCAGTACTAGTCTATGACTCAACCCTTGGCTGAACATTGGAAGgcactcaaacaaaattttttgtACTTAAACGGCACTATCCATCATGGATTTTTTTATGCAACCAACTTGCACTCGATTACATCTTGCATACAATGATGCTAATTAGGCATCTGATATTACTTCAAGGGTTATGTCTTTCTTGCTCTCATCTCTCAGTGGTCCAAGAAGCAAAGCTTGGTAGCCTTTTCAAAGGCAGAAACAGAATACAAAAGTTTAGCCATGGAGACTGCATATATTATATGGGTTCAAGTCTTTACAAAGAGAACTCCAAGTTGCAGTATCCACTCCAATAATTTATGATGACAGCCAAAGCACAAAGCCCTCAACCCCTCATACATAATCATGTTCTTCAATCTCACATAAATCGTACCCTATTAGACATCTTTGTACATAAAAAAACCTTTCAACGTGTCTCTCTTTTACTCACATTCAGTGGAATATGAGTCAACTTAAGACCAGAAAACAGACGTCCAAACGAGGGCTGTTTCAAAACTTCAATTTTCCTCTCTTCGAGACAACAGATGTCCCATGGAACCATAGTGTTTGTTAGCAATTAGACGttatgtttctgttttttttttattaaatggaTTTTTCTGTTTCAATAATGTGGTCAGCTGTGACCTATTATGTAGGAATATGGTGCTAAAATTTAGCCCGTGATTTTAGGAAACCACCCACGACTTTATGCATAGAGTTAGTGGGTGCTGAGTCTGTTTTTTCGTTTTTGGTTTTATGGCTATAAGGCCAAACGTCTGCATTTGAATTCAATAACACCACAAGATTAcacaaaacagagaaaaaacCTTACCTTTGTGTTCACAGTGTTTTGCATAAAAACTTAACAGGAAACCAATATCTATTATATCAAGGATTATCCCGAATCCGCATTTTTGAGAGTAAGCTCCATAAAAAGtgtgttaaattaaaatatcacttcccaaaacacaaacaaaatttcCCAATCTCAATTCTTCCAAAATAAATCCTTCTAAAATCAATTCcacaaaattgaaaaacaaacacaGATATAAAAAATTTGCAATGTATAAAATTAGATAGTTACCCTCGATGAGAACCCCCATGAGAAGGGCTTCAGTTCCGGTAGTAGGATACTTAAGTTTCCTAGCCTCCAATTCAGACATTGCAAACGATTTTATAGCCTTGGAAGACCATCTTgctttcataaaagaaaatcagCAATGAAATAATGACAACCAAACGAGAAAAAGAAGTAGAGCGAAAATAAAATTTGGGCGATACTACTCACTTGGGAAAGTTTTGGCCAGGAGAAGCACGCTCTGGTTTTCTGTtatcagaaaaacaaaattcaaacttaaaaccCAAAAGGAGGCAAATCAATTCCGAATTGggaactgaaaaaaaaaagacttacGCCGTGGGAAGGCTAACGGAGACAGTGACGGCTAGGGGCCGGCGCCGTGAAACAGGCACGTGATTTCTGAGATTGAGACTGCATGATGAGACCCTAAGCTCAGTTCCAAGCCACGAACTTTGACGACTCTCTAGCGTCAAAATCTGGCCCAAACGAGCTCCAGTATCGGACCGGCATATCAGACTCGCCGCGCAATGGTAGAAGTGTGCACAAGCCATTTGACGACAAATTAATGCCACAGCTTGGGACTGGATAAAGCTATTTTAAGCATGAGAAACATACGCCGTCGTATGTTGACATTATACTTTGGGTCGCATGAGTTGGGTTTAAGGCCTCTAAGGCACTCTTCTTGGGCCGAACATTTTTAAAAAGGTGAACCCAAAATTGGtctttcttcctgcaccttcaacttttcttcctacacctccaaacTTTTATAAGttcttaaattgattttatgactagagtaaaaaaaattctctcATTTTATTTATCCCACTTCTATTTACTTATATTTTCTCTTAACTCTAACGTTACATCACTCACCCAAGGAGTCTTTTTCTTCTCACTCACCCCTACACTTAGTATACACTCACCCACTTCACAACACACCTTCAAGTCAAATAATTTGTGCTACGAAAATCAAacaaatacacatttttttacTACATCTCTCATTTGTAAATGTTTAATTGAAATATGTAATGCTAGGAAGGGAATTAAGAATTTAGGGttaagaattttgaaatttagaatttaataccaaattctaaaatataatttaggaGTGTACAGTGTTTGCTTaaaggattttgaaatttagtaaACTTCTCAAGTGAATTtcttaattgaatttcaaaatatagtattattttgaaattcgataatcattaaattagattttaaaattcaataaagtAGTCTActagattttgaaatatatatatatatatatatatatatatatatatatatatatatatatatatatatatatatatattagctttttaatttaattgttattttttttatttttttaaaaaaattccttaattgttatttttttttataatttatttataatggttatggttttgttatttttttaaattttatttatttagtgtaTTTTTGTTTACTTAGGCTTTaggttttaatatttaaatatacattaaataGATGTTAGGGTCtagggtatatatatatatatattgtttttatttgttattttaatatttttaatatttgttttaatttaattttaatggtttatggtttttttattttttttatttttttatcgtGTGTCTTATTagttagggtttaggatttacttatttgttatgtttaaggtttatttgttattgttttgtttatttattctctttaaatttagttatttgttatgtgtattgattttaatatttatttgaatttctttgttataaaaatgacaaaaacatGAGGTGGGTGTCTCTATTTATTGAAATGAGAGTTCTACAAAAATTTACAACATTTACTCCTAAAAGGAATTCTcttacttaaataaaatatcgtGCAAAATTAATTTTGCATACATCTCATCTTATAAATGTACTTCTTATTACAGTACCAAAAGGTTTTTTATggatatttttccttttccaaaagATCTCTATTATATTTACACaaatcaaaatgcatataaaaatatacataatatatataaatttcaaaacaattattctagaatataaataatacaCTTCAAAACAACTATTTCGAAGGaatctttcaaaatattaaaaaaaatgactgTTATGAGATATTAATAATATGCCCCAGCGATAGTTCACAAACAAATGTGTAttctatttcaataaaataattataatatgaaaaatacaCATTTGAAATGATCTTGTGAAAAAATTGAAGAGagaaataattttcataatattcattttataatgttataatatgAACGGCCAAGTAATTAAGAATTGTAttgaatttcaatataaaatctTTAGCCTAAAGTTGAATGgattttgtaacatcccataaatacagcaataaaccatacaatagaataatcacattaattaaCATATCGattcagtcttacactaaagtCGAACGTACGttcatggccgaacggccttacaaaacGAGGTACAACCATTAGAGATGTACAATATAAGCAtaactgaccgaacggtttacaaagcAAAAATACTGAACGGTTATAACAAGCAAAAGGGAAAGTGATCGTTCGAAGACAACACACTATACTAGCTAAACTATACAGCGAACCGAACGTACTACCGCTCGGCCTTTACTTCCGCGTCAACGTGattctcttcctccaaatttcCTTCTTCCAGTGCCTCTTCCAGTAGCGcgtctccatctgctcacatccacacggatgatcattgcaaagacaagacggacgtacagatACAGGACAACACGatgaaaacacagggtaagcttatttgatttaattcaagtaataacatgcatttctcacattcaaatataacaaataCATTTCAATATAAGATTCAATCAAACCCTGATACtggactgactgtccggactatatgagtctgtgtagctacaggcgttcttgcacccgggtgatgtagtaactgggatacactcaacagctgccacccgaggttagccctattcaaagtacccctaaggaataggacctcctgccgttcccacacatgacctaccctcctctacttgaggacgagtactcacggaacatcaggatgaactaccagcattagcatgcccacagtcatactttacaaaaaaTCCAATATTCATAcgagagtcgttcctccctggaacgctcgttcataattCCAACACATTTCATTCACATCATCTTCTTATTTCATACATAATCATTCTCAattccatctttcattatcacttttctcaaattcatcttgtataatctttcactttattatcattttcatcttcagTTCCAAGGGcataaaataccgaacgttcagccctcatcataacgaggacgaacgtgagGAACGAGTCCGAGAATTCTCccgttccagaatagaataaaaCCGACTACTATAACACCGTATATGACGAACGTCATTTACCACTTGagtcagttgaatgaactgactctcgtaaGTTCAGATCAATACTCAAAGAATAGTTTAAGTACAGAGGCTCTAGGCTGGATCCAATGGATATAGGCCCCTCAAGACGATTAAAGAAccatacttagaataattcaattacagaaaccgactgccagtcaatgaccgaacacggtaaaAGGATTTactgaatttggacgaacgctatttccacaagtttaataattaaagacgagtacgagcgttcggtataagaccgagcgccactcgtaacgaacgctttgggtcgaAACCCATCACTGATTTGAACTCGtgatagaaatattaatattaattaaatataacacgGGATGGTGAAGAGAGGGTTTAAGAATGACTAAGTGTCCAGATATATGTTTACAagcactacaagaaaaatcgcaATTACATACagtcaaaatccgtatataaccttcaaaatccgtatataaattagtgttatatacggattatatacgaacaaaaatccgtatataaaaggAGCGTagataagttatatacggatatatccgtatataaattatatacggaaaaatccgtatataaattatatacgaaaaaatccgtatataaattacatacggaaaaatccgtatgtaaaaatccgtatgtaaattacatacagaaaaatccgtatgtaatcaACCTAACAGTATATCAATCATTAATTGCTTATATCAATCATTAATTGCTTATATCAATCATTAATTGCTTATATCAATCATTAATTGATTATACCAGTGACAGATTTGGACAAAATGaattaaaccacaaacaaacattttacattaatatataaatattatttacatgaATATAATTGTCAATTATATAAATGGATAAAAAATGTTTcaaccataaaaaaaacttgagaATTACAATTGTATTTGGTCAACGACTTTTAATATTGACGATGAAAGAATCACATAGCTAAGGCATAGCATCCCAATTGCATAACTCAGGATTATTATGCTTTCCTAAAATTAAGGATGTTACAAATGCATACTTATGAACATGATCAGTATCAAAGCTAATACATTTAAGCCACATGTAACGAAAGATGTTATCCAAGAAACTTCAATACAAATATGTCAACCGGTCTTCAAGAATACTCAtctcttttgaattttgaaactCAGGTCTTCATCATCTTCCCAATCACTTTCTTTTCCTCATCATCAAAACCATCAGAATCTTCATTCTCACCTGCATTCCAAATAACCAGACAAATTAATTGTCATTGAAGTTAACTATTAATTTTgctcttatttctttctttcattttttctccctcataagtaaatattattataagcaCTACAAATTCGATATTAATCATTTAATAGTGCAGGAAATTGTAAATGCCCGAgctattatttaaaatagtattatatatatatatatatatatatatatatataaaagaaacaaaagatagGTCATTATTCATCTTCAAATCCCCACAACCACACTGTTTACCCTTAATGTTTCCATGGAATTCAATACTTCACCTCAAACTTTGAAACCCACTTGGTAGACTTAGTAAGAGTTTTTAAacttataggaaaaaaaatgtaacttgaACTTTCAATCTAATTGTTGAATGAAAGAAATATCTTatgtttacatttaattaaatcttttaagtattttataaaattgagtatTTTTAATTCACTCTATTCAacacttttatatatttgagtttctttcatctaatttttcTATTGActtgtttaagaataaaaatgaaacattttgcgttaatataaaataatattaaaagtaaaataaaaacataagtaatttttattaattttattggttAAATGTTGCactaaaattaatacaaaacatatattagGAACTTTTTCCACTAATACTTAAGGGTGGTGCCCTGATTATGCAGTAAGTTGTTCCTTGGGTACCTTTGCGCTTCTCTTTTAATGTAGCTAAACACTTACATACTATCTAATTCATTTTACTctattaattatgatttttcagAAGTTTCTAGATAAAATTTTGGCATTCAATTCAACCAAAATGGTAACAAACAAAATCTCTGTAAAATTTGATTAcctaagaaataaaaaagaaaacaacatacACACATCAAGGAAAGAGTAATTAGAATCAGGTAATAGAAGGAAATTATAATTTGTGACACTTAATCAATGATAATTTGAGTTTTCCAAGGTATACCAGTGGCATATAAAGGTGTGTTTTCGTGTCTTTAAATCCTCGAAACACTCCTTGCATTGCCAAGGAGAGAAGATCGGCAGGAGCACTGAGGAACCTCAATCTCAGATACTGTTGTGTAGGGTGTGGCATGGGAGAGTCCTGcataaataattcatattacTTGGCAATCATCCTATGCTCAAATAAGATCAAACTACTAAAGGAACAAGTTAAAATAAACACCAAAGTGAATCCTAAAAGTTGGAAATGCACAAAACCTTTTATTGGTTTTCCTACAGAGCAATAGATCATTGCTCTTGGGCAGAAGCCAAGAAAACTTTCCAGAAACCAAACCTATTACAAAAGAATGGTATAATGGTATCATATACGTCTCTGTAGTAATAACACTTTGGACTTCAAACTTAAAACGAGGAAGgcaagaaatataaaataaatggacACCTAGAAGATGGCATGCTTAATCACAAATGACAAAGTTAGCAGCAttccttcctttttcttcccctGCAACAAAACAACAAACCTTACATAATCCCTTCAAAGAAACACATGGTAACCATATCACAACCAAAAACTCAAAAGTTCAATACTAATTTAGCAACTTGTAATCACAACCAGAACAATTATGTTTGAGCTTTATCATCTTTTGTTAAAGCTTTTCCAACCtgcaatgacaaagaaaagtttaatgaaattcaatccagtatgaaaatttgaacaaaaagGTTAGACCATGGTAGTTATTGAGGGTATTAACTAGTAATCACCATTAACTCTCGGAATAGAGTAGCACAGATAGATCAAAATAGCATCCCTATAGTTCTTTCTGCATGATTTCGTATGATCAAATAATTAAGCAACCTTTTACATATTTACGATGCAAATGAAACAATTGATATCTTACTGTGATGTGATAACTGTCCATGGGTAATTCAATAGTAAAAGTTTGCTTCACTTAGACTTTTTAATTCAAACCAAATTTGTCAAACAGTCTTAAGATATATCCAAATATTATCATTTGATAAGGGTCAATAACACCCTTGAAGTAGCCGCACTTGGAACCGAGCAGGGAACCCAAAAATTTCTTAGATGAAAACTCGTTCTGAGAATACCATGAAAAGAATAAGGACCAAGAAATAAACCCTTCAGGCTTCACTATCGAAAATTTGGAAACTTTTTTGAAAGGGGAAA harbors:
- the LOC108335799 gene encoding ATP-dependent Clp protease ATP-binding subunit CLPT2, chloroplastic, whose translation is MACAHFYHCAASLICRSDTGARLGQILTLESRQSSWLGTELRVSSCSLNLRNHVPVSRRRPLAVTVSVSLPTAKPERASPGQNFPKWSSKAIKSFAMSELEARKLKYPTTGTEALLMGVLIEGTNLAAKFLRANGISLLKVQDETVKLLGKGDLFFFSPEHPPLTDEAQRALDWAADRKIKSGDDGEMTTAHILLGIWSEAGSPGHKILSTLGFNDEKAGELESLISKPGCTDD